CCGCGATGAGCGCGCGGTAATAGGAAATCTTGGCGATGACCGCAAAGCCGAGCGCCGACTGCCCCGTGAGGTCGCGCAGCAGCTGTGCGCCGGCTGCTTCGAGGTGTTTCCCGCCCAATGCGCAGACCTTGAGGGCCGGCTGTTTCGCAAGGAGACCCCGCACCAGGCGCGCCGCGTGCTCGTCACCCGAGTGCTCCGCCGCGACGATGAGCAGATCCACCGAGCCGTGCAGTGGAGCCGGCAGGCCGTCTTGAAGGGCGAAATTACTCATGACCTTCCTCTCCTGTCATTCTGAGCGAAGCGAAGAATCCAGCAACGCAACCGACAGCGAACAACGCCCTGGATCCTTCGCTCCGCTCAGGATGACACGCTTCGGGAATCATTTTCGTGTGTTTCGTGGCGCCCATCAGCTCTGCTTCCGCCTGATCTCCTCCGTGATCGCGATCGCCACCTCCAGGGCCGATTTGCCGAGCGCGGCGCCGACCTTGGGCTCCTTGGCTTCCTTCACGCTCTCGAGAAAATGCGCCAGCTCGATGGCGAGCGGTTCACCTTTCTCGATGGGAATCTCATGCACCGGCACCTTGTCCTCACCGGCCTTGGCCAGGCCGACCTTGAGCTTCAGGCCGTAGGCGATGATGTCGCTCTTCTTCACGAGGTGGCCCTTCTGGTTCATGAAATCGAGCGACAGGTAGGCGTTGTCCTGGAAGACGCGGATTTCGCGGTTCTTCTTCAGGCTCATGCGCGAAGCACTCAGGTTGGCCACACAGCCGTTCTCGAACTCGATGCGCGCGTTGGCGATGTCTTCGGTCTTGGAGAGCACGTTGATGCCGACGGAATCGATCTTGCGGATGGGCGACTTCACCAGCGCGAGCACGATGCCGATGTCGTGGATCATGAGGTCGAGCACCACGCCCACCTCCGTGCCGCGCGTCTGGTAGGGAGCGAGGCGCTCGGTGGTGATGTATTGGGGGCGCCCGGTGTGCTTCTCGAGGTAGCTCATCACCGGGTTGAAATGCTCGATGTGGCCGACCTGCACGATGCGGCGGGCCTTCTGGGCGGCGGCGAGCACATGGGCGGCCTCCTCCAGCGTGGCGCAGAGCGGCTTCTCGATCAGCAGGTGACATCCCTGCGCCAGCAGCGGCAGGGCGACGATCTCATGCTTGTCCGTCGGCACCACGACGCTGACCGCCTCGCAGGCGGCGCCCAGCTCTTCGAGCGTGGTGAAGCGGCGGCAGTTGAACTTCGCGCAAATCTCGGCGGCCCGCGCGTCACTGGTCTCGAAGATGCCGGCCAGTTCGGCGCCCGGCAGCGAGGCGTAGATGCGGGCATGGTGCTGCCCGAGTGAACCTACGCCGACGACGCCGCACTTGATCCTGGATTTGGCCATGCGGGCGAGATTTCAGGATTAATTCCGGCGAGGCAATCCTCGCGTGGCGGGCCTCAGGCCGCCGGCAGGCGCACCACCACGCGCAGGCCGCTCCGGTCGGAACGGTTCTCGGCGTGGATGCTGCCGCCATGCAGGTCCACAATTCCGCGGCAGATGGCCAGGCCCAGCCCGGTGCCCAACCTGCCCTCCGGGCGGCTGGCACCCTCGTAACGGGCAAACCGCTCAAAGACGCGCTCCAGCTGGTTTGCCGGCAAACCGGGGCCCTCGTCGCTCACGGTCAGATGCCAGCCCTCCGGCGTGCGCCGCGACTCGAGCGCAACCGCTCCGCCGCGAGCCGAGAACGCCAGCGCGTTGCTCAGCAGGTTGAGCAACAATTGGCGCAACAGGCCCGCATCCGCGCGGACTGTGCCGGCCTCATTGGCCGCGAGCACGAAGCCCACGCCGGCGTCCTCCGCGAGCGCGGCGGCGTCATCGGCGAAATCAGTCACCAACGCGGCGAGATCGAGTTCACGCCGGGGCAACTGCATGGCCCCGCCCTCGGTCTTGGCCAGGAAAAGCAGGCTCTCGATGATGCGGTTGAGCCGCGCAATCTCGTCGAGTATCTCAGCCACGAGGCCCTCGGACTCGGGGTCGGCGGCCACCCTCGCCTGGAGTTTCTCGGCATTGAGGCGGGCCAGCGCGAGCGGAGTCTTCAGCTCGTGCGACGCCTCGGCGGTGAAACGCTGCACCTGTTCGAAGGAACGTTGCAGACGGTCAAAGGTGCCGTTGAGCAGGTTGATGAGGGCGGTGAGTTCCCCGTGACCGGCGGATTCGGGAATGCGTTCGCTGAGGTTGTCGGCCCGGATGCGGCGGGCGGTGGCCTCAATCGCGCGCACCGGCTGCAGGGTGGCCCGGCTGAACTGGTAGCCGAGCGCAATGCTGAGCAGCGCAGCCCCGCCGAGCAGCAGGCCGCTTACCCGGGCGTAATCGCGCAGCATGCGCTCTGTCGGTTCCAGCCGGCTCGCCACCTGGAGGTGCCAGGCTCCGTGCTTGGTGTCCGAGATCAGCACGCGGCCCGCGCCGGGCAACTCCACCACGCGGTCGCCTTCCATGCCGGCGAGCACCGGCAGCAGTGTCGGACCGAGATTGGCCGAACGGAAAACCACATCCCCGCGCTCGTCGCGCACCTGGATGTAGAAGAGGGCGATGTCGCTGTCGGCTTCCTCCTTGATCTGATGCCCCACGTCGGCGGCGCTGCGGACGGCCGCCTCGAGGATTTCGCCGAGCTCCTCGCTCTCCAGCTCGTGCAAATCAACCAGGCTCGTCATGGCCTGCCGGTGCAGCAGCCAGCCGCCGGCCGCGAGCACCGCGGCGGTGGTCAGGGTGACCAGCACGGCGAACCGCACCGTCAGCCGCAGCGTGAAAGAGTGTCTCATGCGAGCTGGTAACCGGTACCGCGGATGGTCCGGATGAACGGCTCGGCCCCCGGCGGCTCGAGCTTGCGGCGCAAGCGGCGCACATAGACGTCAATCAGGTTGGTCTCCATGTCGTAGGAAGCCTCCCAGACCTTCTCGGCGATCAGGGTGCGCGTGAGCACCCGGTTCGGGTTTTGCAGGAAGAGTTCCAGCAGGGCCAGTTCGCGGCCGGTGAATTCAATCCGCTCGCCCTCGCGGGTGACCGTGCGCGCCAGCAGGTCCAGGCGCACGCCCCGGTGCTCCAGCACGGTCGTGGCGCGGGCGCCGCTGCCCCGCCGCCGCAGCAACGAACGCAGGCGAGCCAGCAGCTCCTCCACACTGAAGGGTTTGGGCAGATAATCGTCGGCGCCGAGATTCAACCCGCGGATGCGATCCTGCACGGCGTCACGCGCACTGAGGATCAGCACCGGCTCGTCAAACCCGCTCGCGCGCCACTCGCGCAGCAGGTCCAGGCCGTCTCCGTCCGGCAACCCGAGGTCGAGTACCACGGCGTCGTAGGGCGACTCGGCCAGCGCGTCGCGCGCCTCCGCGCAATTGCCGGCCAGCCGAGCGGTGTAGGCCTGCTCGGTCAGGGCACGTTCCACAAACTGGCCGACCTTGCGCTCGTTTTCGACAATGAGGATTTTCATCGGGCGCCTTCACTTGTGCAGCATCTTCACATGCCGGGCGAGTCCAACAATTTCGTCATCGGCCCAGGCCTCGTGTCCGGCCATCGCCGTGCCGGGCGACCCGAACTTGATCACCCGCGCCAGCCCGGCCTCGTCGCCGTCCGGCACCCGGCGCCAGGCCTCGCTGGTCCAGTCGGGCGGCGGCACGAGAAAACGCGCCGCCAGCGGCCCGTCCCCCCGTCCTTGCGGTCCGTGGCACTGGGCGCAGTTTTGCGCGAAGAGCTTGGCCGCCTGCACGGCGGTGACGGCCCCGGCCTGGTTGGGCGGCCGCCAGGTCAGCGCTGTTTCCCAATGTTCGCCGGCGGTGCCTTCGCCCAGAGAGGCCAGGTAGGCGACCAAGGCCTCGCCCCGACCATCCGCGGAGGTGAAGAGATGCCGGTAGGA
The DNA window shown above is from Oleiharenicola lentus and carries:
- a CDS encoding Gfo/Idh/MocA family protein, with the protein product MAKSRIKCGVVGVGSLGQHHARIYASLPGAELAGIFETSDARAAEICAKFNCRRFTTLEELGAACEAVSVVVPTDKHEIVALPLLAQGCHLLIEKPLCATLEEAAHVLAAAQKARRIVQVGHIEHFNPVMSYLEKHTGRPQYITTERLAPYQTRGTEVGVVLDLMIHDIGIVLALVKSPIRKIDSVGINVLSKTEDIANARIEFENGCVANLSASRMSLKKNREIRVFQDNAYLSLDFMNQKGHLVKKSDIIAYGLKLKVGLAKAGEDKVPVHEIPIEKGEPLAIELAHFLESVKEAKEPKVGAALGKSALEVAIAITEEIRRKQS
- a CDS encoding ATP-binding protein, with amino-acid sequence MRHSFTLRLTVRFAVLVTLTTAAVLAAGGWLLHRQAMTSLVDLHELESEELGEILEAAVRSAADVGHQIKEEADSDIALFYIQVRDERGDVVFRSANLGPTLLPVLAGMEGDRVVELPGAGRVLISDTKHGAWHLQVASRLEPTERMLRDYARVSGLLLGGAALLSIALGYQFSRATLQPVRAIEATARRIRADNLSERIPESAGHGELTALINLLNGTFDRLQRSFEQVQRFTAEASHELKTPLALARLNAEKLQARVAADPESEGLVAEILDEIARLNRIIESLLFLAKTEGGAMQLPRRELDLAALVTDFADDAAALAEDAGVGFVLAANEAGTVRADAGLLRQLLLNLLSNALAFSARGGAVALESRRTPEGWHLTVSDEGPGLPANQLERVFERFARYEGASRPEGRLGTGLGLAICRGIVDLHGGSIHAENRSDRSGLRVVVRLPAA
- a CDS encoding response regulator transcription factor; translation: MKILIVENERKVGQFVERALTEQAYTARLAGNCAEARDALAESPYDAVVLDLGLPDGDGLDLLREWRASGFDEPVLILSARDAVQDRIRGLNLGADDYLPKPFSVEELLARLRSLLRRRGSGARATTVLEHRGVRLDLLARTVTREGERIEFTGRELALLELFLQNPNRVLTRTLIAEKVWEASYDMETNLIDVYVRRLRRKLEPPGAEPFIRTIRGTGYQLA